The stretch of DNA AGGCCGCGTCCGGGGCCTGGCCGACGTTCTGCACGGCCGCGGCATCCAATTCGGTGAGCAGTCGGGCGGCCCAATCGGCGGCGGGCACGACGTTGCGCCGGATGGCTTTCGGCAGCGACTTGATCAGCGCCGTGACGAGGTCAGCCCGGAACCCGGCGACCTGACCGTCGAACCCGGCGGGGGACAGCCGGGCGAGAAGCGGCAGGGGCACCTGCACGGTCACGCCGTCGTCGGCTGAGCCCGGTTCAAAGCGGTAGCTGAGCGAAAACTTCTGGTCGCCTTGCTGCCAGATCGGCGGGAACAGGTTCTCGTCAATCTCGGGAGTGTCTTCGGCGACGAGGGTCTGGGCGGTCATGGTCAAGAAGTCGGGGTGGGCGGCTCGTTCGGTGCGCCACCAGCTCTCAAACGTGCGGGTGGAGCAGACGTCGGCAGGAATGCGCGTGTCGTAGAACTCGAAGACCGCCTCATCGTCGAAGAGGATGTCGCGACGCCGCGTGCGCTCCTCGAGCTCGGCGAGCTCAGCCCGGAGCTTCTTGTTCTCACGGTCGAACGCCGACAAGCGGCGGTCGACCCGGTCGAGATCCCATTCGCCTTCGACGAGCGCCTCACGGATGAACAGGTCGCGAGCGTATGCCGGGTCGACGCGGGAGAACTGAATGCGCCGCTTCTGAATGATGGGCACGCCGAACAGCGTGACACGTTCGTAGGCGACCACCGCGCCCTGCTTCTTCTCCCAGTGCGGTTCGGAATAGCTGCGCTTGCAGAGGTCGCCCGCGAGCGGTTCGGCCCAGGCCGGGTCGATCGACGCATTCATTCTGGCGAACAGCCGACTGGTTTCGACCAGTTCCGCGCTCATCACCGCCGCGGGTTGCTTCTTCGCCAGGGCGGAGCCGGGGAACAGCACGAAGCGCTGTTGCCGGGCGCCGACGTAGTCCTTCTTCGCGGTGTCTTTGAGACCGAGGTGCGAGAGCAACCCGGCCAGCAGCGAGCGGTGGATGCCGTCGGGGTTGACACTCGGATCGCCCAGGTGCAGGCCGAGCGGCTTGGCCAGCTGGCGCAGCTGCCGGTAGACATCCTGCCACTCGCGCACCCGCAGATAGTTAAGGTACTCGGTCTTACACAGCCGCCGGAATGCGCTCGAGCCGAGCTCGCGCTGCCTCTCTTCGAGATAGTTCCAGAGGTTCAGCAGGGTGAGGAAGTCGCTGGTGGGGTCGATGAACTTGGCGTGATGCTCGTCGGCCTGCTGACGCCGTTCGAGTGGGCGTTCGCGCGGATCCTGAATGGTCAGGCCGGCCACGATCGCCAGCACCTCCCGGCTGGTGCCCTGCGTCTTTGATTCGACGACCATGCGGCCAAAGCGCGGATCGATCGGCAGCTGGGCGAGCTGATGGCCGACTCGCGTCAGCTTCGGACTGCGTTGGTCGGGCGTGCCCTGAACTGCAGCGCCGTCCAGTGCCGCATTGCCCGTCTTCGGTCCGCGTACTGTGCGGGCTGGCTCGACGGCGCCCAGTTCAGCCAGCAGATCGAGACCGTCTTTGATGCCGCGGGAATCCGGCGGGGTGAGAAACGGGAACGCGGCGATGTCACCCAGGCCGAGTGAAATCATCTGCAGAATCACGGCCGCCAGGTTGGTGCGCAGCACCTCGGGTTCGGTGAACTCGGGGCGGCGCAGGAAGTCTTCCTCGGAGTACAGCCGAATCGCGATGCCGTCGCTGGTGCGGCCGCTTCGGCCGGAGCGCTGGTTCGCCGACGCCTGCGAGATCGCCTCGATCGGCAGCCGCTGCACCTTGGAACGCACGCTGTACCGGCTGATGCGCGCGGTTCCGGCATCGATCACATAGCGGATTCCGGGCACGGTGAGGCTGGTCTCGGCCACGTTCGTGGCCAGCACGATGCGGCGACGCACGCCGGCCACCGTCGACGGCTGAAACACCCGGTGCTGTTCGGCCGAGGAGAGCCGGCCGTAGAGCGGCAGCACCTCGGTCGGGCTGGTACGTGACGAGGAGGCGTACTTGCCTTGCAGCGCGTCGGCGGCGTCCCTGATCTCGTTCTCGCCCGAGAGAAAGACGAGCACGTCGCCGTTCGACTCGCGCTCAAGTTCGTCGAGAGCTGCGCTGATGCCTTCGATGTAGTCGCGGTCGACGGCGGGCGCCGCATCCGCCGTTTCATCGTCGTCGGTGAGCGCCTCGGCGACGAGCGGCCGGTATCGAATCTCGACCGGGTAGGTGCGCCCAGACACCTCGACGATCGGTGCGGGGGTGCCGTCGGCGGAGGCGAAATGCTCGGCGAAGCTCTGAGGATCGATGGTGGCCGAGGTGATGATGAGCTTGAGGTCGGGCCGTTTCGGCAGCAGTTGGCGCAGGTAGCCGAGCAGGAAGTCGATATTGAGGCTGCGCTCGTGCGCCTCGTCGATGATGATCGTGTCGTACTTGCGCAGCAGCTTGTCGCGATGCATCTCGTTCAAGAGGATGCCGTCGGTCATGAGCTTGATCTTGGTGTCTGCGCCGACCCGGTCGGTGAAGCGCACCTGGTAGCCGACAAGCTCGCCCACCTCCTGGCCGAGTTCCTCGGCAATGCGCTCGGCAATGGTGCGCGCGGCCAGTCGGCGGGGCTGGGTGTGCCCGATCGACTGGCGGCCGGCCTCGATGCAGATCTTCGGCAGTTGCGTGGTTTTGCCCGACCCCGTTGCCCCGGCGACGATCACGACCTGATTGTGGCGGATGGCACGCGCGATGTCGTCCTTCCGTTGGCTGACCGGAAGTTCTGGGGGGAAGGTGATCTGCGCGGGAATCATGAGCCTTCCATCGTATTCGGTTCGACG from Leifsonia psychrotolerans encodes:
- the hrpA gene encoding ATP-dependent RNA helicase HrpA; amino-acid sequence: MAGIYSLVIRHDASVTGAVPTHVRPDLTHGSRRTEYDGRLMIPAQITFPPELPVSQRKDDIARAIRHNQVVIVAGATGSGKTTQLPKICIEAGRQSIGHTQPRRLAARTIAERIAEELGQEVGELVGYQVRFTDRVGADTKIKLMTDGILLNEMHRDKLLRKYDTIIIDEAHERSLNIDFLLGYLRQLLPKRPDLKLIITSATIDPQSFAEHFASADGTPAPIVEVSGRTYPVEIRYRPLVAEALTDDDETADAAPAVDRDYIEGISAALDELERESNGDVLVFLSGENEIRDAADALQGKYASSSRTSPTEVLPLYGRLSSAEQHRVFQPSTVAGVRRRIVLATNVAETSLTVPGIRYVIDAGTARISRYSVRSKVQRLPIEAISQASANQRSGRSGRTSDGIAIRLYSEEDFLRRPEFTEPEVLRTNLAAVILQMISLGLGDIAAFPFLTPPDSRGIKDGLDLLAELGAVEPARTVRGPKTGNAALDGAAVQGTPDQRSPKLTRVGHQLAQLPIDPRFGRMVVESKTQGTSREVLAIVAGLTIQDPRERPLERRQQADEHHAKFIDPTSDFLTLLNLWNYLEERQRELGSSAFRRLCKTEYLNYLRVREWQDVYRQLRQLAKPLGLHLGDPSVNPDGIHRSLLAGLLSHLGLKDTAKKDYVGARQQRFVLFPGSALAKKQPAAVMSAELVETSRLFARMNASIDPAWAEPLAGDLCKRSYSEPHWEKKQGAVVAYERVTLFGVPIIQKRRIQFSRVDPAYARDLFIREALVEGEWDLDRVDRRLSAFDRENKKLRAELAELEERTRRRDILFDDEAVFEFYDTRIPADVCSTRTFESWWRTERAAHPDFLTMTAQTLVAEDTPEIDENLFPPIWQQGDQKFSLSYRFEPGSADDGVTVQVPLPLLARLSPAGFDGQVAGFRADLVTALIKSLPKAIRRNVVPAADWAARLLTELDAAAVQNVGQAPDAAFVDTLAALIKRLTHVPVTAGDFDLYRIPAHLQMTFRVVDERGRTVDSGKNLVELQRRLGGQARESVAAASVASTPTNAIERSGLTTWDFAELPRFLDTKQAGNTIRAYPTLIDEGSSVAIRLMSTEAEQARTLPGGVRRLLLLATPSPVAYVQQHLTGAEKMSLATSPYRSTQALFDDCLAAAVDDVLYRVKPDGLVFMRAEFDTVRDRVSGVIMDSMFETVGLVARILTASRVADKALKAATSMALLPAISDAREQLTGLVYPGFVSATGLAQLRHLPRYLGGITARVGKLAENPGRDRVWMNEVQAATAKFATAGGTIPLPATAAPNLVRARWMIEELRISLFAQELKAAESVSLQRIQKVLSS